Below is a window of Hydrogenimonas sp. DNA.
CGACGGCCCCATTCTGGCGCAGAAGACCCAGAGAGATGTCACCAAGCTGACTCCTACCTCGAAGGCGTGGGAGTATGTCAAGGCTACGACTATCCACCTCTATCCGCAGACGGCGTTGACGATGAACGACAGGAAGGCGAATGAGCTGAATGCGAAAGCGAAAGCGAAGGAGGCGCGGGTCAAGGCGATCCACGACGGCAAGAATATAGCTTTTCTGCTTGAGTGGCTCGACGGGACGCGCTCCATTCAGAGGGGGTACAGGTCCGACGTCTATGCGGACGGCTTTGCCGTACAGTTTCCCGTTGACTACCGGGATCCGACCAAGCTTCCCTATATCGGGATGGGCAGCGACGGCAGACCCGTCGTGATACATCTTCAAAAGGCCGTGGAGAAGGTTTATGAACCGAATGGAAACGGTGATGTATCGATGCGGCAGAATATCTTGAGCAAAAACGCATTCGGCGACGATACCGTCGAGTTTGCCCAAAAGGTGGGAGCGCTGGCCGTCAAGGACTATCAGCGCTCCTTCATCTCGGAGGGCTTCCGCTCGATGACCGAGATAAAAGATGGAAGTGAAAAGTTCAGTGCGGATATGAAGTACGGCGACAATGTCTGGAAAGGGACTCTCGTGAGGCCCCTGAAAGACAGCTATCTCAACCTCAAAGGCGCCTTTCCGGTAGCGTTTGCGGCATGGGACGGTGCGAAGCTCAACCGTGACGGGCAGAAGCTCCTTTCAGGGTGGCTGGCTGTCAAAATGGTGGACGAAAACGGAGGCGAAAAGCTTGTCGCCGAACTTACCGCTGCTGCAAAGGGGGATGCGGAGCACGGAAAAGAGCTTATTGAGCAGAACGGCTGTACGGGATGCCACCAAATAAGCGGCCTCAGCCCTGCAAGCTACATGGCACCGGGGCTGGACAATGTAGGGGGATACTCAACCGCGGCATATCTGAGGGAGTCGCTGGTTGACCCCAGTGCGGTAGTGGTTCCCGGTTACAACAGAAACGCCCACCCGAGCGCCGTCTGGTATAACCTGGATCACGGCAAGCGCGTATCGACCATGCCCCCATATCCGCTTGACGATAAGAGCCTGGACGATATGGTGGCCTATCTGAAAACCCTCAAATCGGAGGTGAAGTGATGAAAAAGATTTTGATGTTTGCCCTCTCCGCCGCCTTTGCGGCTACGCTCTTCGGCGGAAGCGAAGGGATCGAGAAAAAAGGGTTCCTGACAACCAAATGGTGTGCCGAGAACGATATGTTCAAGGATTGCAGGCTTGAAACCGCCGTTTGCGGATATGCAGGATGCTTCAAGAACTGGGAGTTCGGGGACCCGATAAAAGAGGAGTTGGTCCTTTATGTTCATGACGACGGGAAGTATTACAGGGTTACACTGGACAAAATCGGGCGCAGCGAACTGGACGAGGCTATCAACAGGAATGAGGTTACGATCATAGGCTCCTACGATGAGAAGAGAAATACGATTCATGCGACCGAATTCAAAGCTCCGCCGCCGCCCAAGAAGTCCTTTTTCAAAGGCTGCCTCTGATACGCATCCGCCGATTCGGCGGGGGCGTCTTACGAAGGTAATTAACTGACCTAACGCAAAATCCGCACGCCGAGCGGTATTTACCCTGCGGTACGCTGTAAAATATCTATATGGCCTTTAGAGGTGCCCATAACCCTTCTGATACCACCAAGGATTCTCATAATGGATGACAGAACAAGACTCTATATCTACGCATTTTTATCACGTATATTTACCGAAGAGCTTGACGAAAAGGCTCTGAGAGATCTAGCCGGCAACGAAGAACTGCTTAAAACAATAGGGGAAGATACCGCTGAGTGGTTTCAGCGAAGCGATCTTGAGAAGATAGGCGAAGAGCTGAATATAGACTACAACTCTCTTTTCGTCATTCACAACCACCCGATCGAGTCATCCGTTACCGATAGCAAGAACGAGATACTCGTAGGTCTGCAAAATCCGGTTATGCAGTTCTACTTCAGCCGCGGATACGACCTGAATATGGAGAGGCTCCAAGCTGTATGTGCCGGACCATGCCGGTATAGAGTTCGGATTTATGCAGAGTATGATAAGCCAGAATGACAAAACGGCGCAGGAGGAGTTTTTGCGCAGCCATCTTGTCAGGTGGATAGTCCCTTTTCTCATCGGCGTGAAACCTATGGCTGCGACCCCTTTCTACCGCGATATTTGCGACTTCACTATCGAGTTTCTTCTCTCGGACTACTCCCTCTTGAGGGCGGAGAGCGGAGGAACGGATGAGAGGTGAATCTTTAGGCGGAACGGATCTGTTCAAGTTCGACTCTTTCAGCTGTCTAAGAAGCGACTATGCAAAAAATGAGTGCTCCATATGTATAGATCTCTGCCCGGAAGAGGCGATGGTTTTCGACCGGAACAGGCTGACCCTGGACAGAGAGAGATGCACGGGATGCGCGGCATGTGTCGGTAGCTGCCCTACCGAAGCCCTGATCAGCGAAGTTTTCGACCCGAATATATTCGCCGTTGAATTTCCGAAGCGCAGCGGCGGCGGTCTGATCTCCTGTAAAGAGAGCCTGCCGTGCCTCGGGGCTCTCTCCGTAGAGCATCTGATAACCATAGCTTTAAGAAGTGAATCGGAGCCGGTCTGTGATCTTGCCCACTGCAAAGAGTGCACAGTAAACTCGAACGGTAATGTGCTGAAGAGCATAGAGAGGAGTGTTGAAGAGGCCCGAAGTTTCCTGAAAAGCGTAGGGATCGGAAAGGGGATTTCTGTTAGATACGATCTCTCCGGAGATGCGGATGCGGGGCGCAGGGGGCTGTTAAAGAAGCTTACAGGAATCGCCGCCGAATTTTCACAGGACGTTCACCGAAGCGAGCAGGCCGCATCCTCTGAGGAGAGGGTTCCTTTGAAGAGGGTGATTCTCAAGAACTCTTTGAAGGCGGTTGCCGAAGATTTTGGGGACTCATCCGCCGTAGAGTCACTTTTTTCGTTTGCCGCAAATAAGAAGATAGATGCCGACAGCTGCACAAACTGCCAGGAGTGCGCAATGTTCTGCCCCGACCGGAGCACTCTCGATACTCCGGGATAACAGCGGAATAGTGTTTCAATCCGGAAAATGTATAGCCTGCGGGATATGTGACGACATATGCCGCCCCGGATCCATCACCGATTCGGAGAGGCTGGACCTTGTGGATTTTGCATTCGACAGGATGCAACTGCTCGTGAAGCACAGGCTCGAGATATGCGAAGAGTGCAAAGTGGCATTTCCGTATAGAGGCGGCGATATGATCTGCGACCGCTGCCGCGACTTCAAGGAGAACTTCTCGGACCTCTTTACCCTGGCAAAAGATATAGAGTGAAAGATGGGCTGGGCTCTCCGCCCTACCTTTTGCCTTTGTAGGCTTCTGCCATATCGAGAGCCTTTTTCCACGCTTTCTGCCCAAGTTTTCTGGCTTCACTTGTAAGCTGCTCTTTCAGCTCCGTGCCTTTTATGACCGCCTCTTTCGCAAGTATGGAGAGCCTCTTCTTGGCTATCTCTATCGTCTCGGTGCTGATTCGTTTGAGTTCCGCGAACTGATCGCCGATTACATCTGCACATCCCAGCAGAATGTCTTTTACGAAAGGTGAGTTTTTGGAGGCGACATCGTTGATGAT
It encodes the following:
- a CDS encoding ferredoxin-like protein; translated protein: MFQSGKCIACGICDDICRPGSITDSERLDLVDFAFDRMQLLVKHRLEICEECKVAFPYRGGDMICDRCRDFKENFSDLFTLAKDIE
- a CDS encoding ferredoxin — translated: MRGESLGGTDLFKFDSFSCLRSDYAKNECSICIDLCPEEAMVFDRNRLTLDRERCTGCAACVGSCPTEALISEVFDPNIFAVEFPKRSGGGLISCKESLPCLGALSVEHLITIALRSESEPVCDLAHCKECTVNSNGNVLKSIERSVEEARSFLKSVGIGKGISVRYDLSGDADAGRRGLLKKLTGIAAEFSQDVHRSEQAASSEERVPLKRVILKNSLKAVAEDFGDSSAVESLFSFAANKKIDADSCTNCQECAMFCPDRSTLDTPG
- a CDS encoding gamma-subunit of ethylbenzene dehydrogenase, with the translated sequence MTKITTALLATSLAASALLADGPILAQKTQRDVTKLTPTSKAWEYVKATTIHLYPQTALTMNDRKANELNAKAKAKEARVKAIHDGKNIAFLLEWLDGTRSIQRGYRSDVYADGFAVQFPVDYRDPTKLPYIGMGSDGRPVVIHLQKAVEKVYEPNGNGDVSMRQNILSKNAFGDDTVEFAQKVGALAVKDYQRSFISEGFRSMTEIKDGSEKFSADMKYGDNVWKGTLVRPLKDSYLNLKGAFPVAFAAWDGAKLNRDGQKLLSGWLAVKMVDENGGEKLVAELTAAAKGDAEHGKELIEQNGCTGCHQISGLSPASYMAPGLDNVGGYSTAAYLRESLVDPSAVVVPGYNRNAHPSAVWYNLDHGKRVSTMPPYPLDDKSLDDMVAYLKTLKSEVK